In the Plasmodium chabaudi chabaudi strain AS genome assembly, chromosome: 13 genome, one interval contains:
- a CDS encoding pre-rRNA-processing protein PNO1, putative has translation MTKRITNSVTTRDDRKNVTKEKFEENDNGINGEETRNVLTLENILQDNDTDNNKKVKNKLIFKNIKKNNDSSINKNEMRIITIPRQRISSVKNNWLELIKPIVTNLKLEIRMNKDKIEVRTCKLTEDKNNLQKSSDYIKAYLLGFSIEDALALLRIDDLYIESFQIKDVKILKGDHLSRCIGRICGSNGSTKYAIENATKTRIVIAGDKIHILGSFNNIKMARYSICSLILGSTQGKIFNKLNILAKRLKERF, from the coding sequence ATGACGAAAAGGATTACAAATTCGGTGACTACACGGGATGATAGGAAAAATGtaacaaaagaaaaatttgaGGAAAATGATAACGGCATAAATGGGGAAGAAACACGAAATGTTTTGACcttagaaaatatattacaagATAATGATacagataataataaaaaagtaaaaaacaaattaatatttaaaaatatcaaaaaaaataatgatagtTCTATTAATAAGAATGAAATGAGAATTATAACTATACCTAGACAAAGAATATCAtcagtaaaaaataattggcttgaattaataaaaccaattgtaacaaatttaaaattagaaaTACGTATgaataaagataaaatagaAGTAAGAACATGTAAATTAACAGaggataaaaataatttacaaaaatccTCAGATTATATTAAAGCATATTTACTTGGATTCAGTATTGAAGATGCCTTAGCATTATTGAGAATAGATGATTTATACATTGAAAGTTTTCAAATAAAGGatgttaaaatattaaaaggaGATCATTTATCTCGATGTATTGGTAGAATATGTGGTAGTAATGGATCAACTAAATATGCTATTGAAAATGCAACAAAAACAAGAATAGTAATAGCAGGTgataaaatacatatactaggtagttttaataatatcaaaATGGCTAGATATTCTATATGTAGTTTAATTCTTGGATCAACTCAAGGaaaaattttcaacaaACTGAATATACTTGCTAAAAGACTTAAAGAGCGATTTTAA